Proteins encoded in a region of the Pseudomonas putida genome:
- the dusA gene encoding tRNA dihydrouridine(20/20a) synthase DusA, with the protein MALELASNQQTTRPEPSRRFSVAPMMDWTDRHCRFFLRLLSKQTLLYTEMVTTGALLHNDAQRFLRHDASEHPLALQLGGSVPADLAACARLAEDAGYDEVNLNVGCPSDRVQNNMIGACLMAHPALVADCVKAMRDAVSTPVTVKHRIGINGRDSYAELCDFVGQVREAGCRSFTVHARIAILEGLSPKENREIPPLRYDVAAQLKADFPDLEIVLNGGIKTLDECQKHLETFDGVMLGREAYHNPYLLAEVDQQLFASDAPVVSRSEALAQLRPYIVAHMESGGAMHHVTRHILGLAQGFKGARRFRQLLSADIHKAAEPLAVFDQAVELLQGR; encoded by the coding sequence ATGGCCCTAGAATTAGCTTCAAACCAACAAACCACGCGCCCTGAGCCGTCACGCCGCTTCAGCGTTGCACCCATGATGGACTGGACAGACCGCCATTGCCGGTTCTTCCTGCGCCTGCTCTCCAAGCAAACCCTGCTCTACACCGAAATGGTCACCACCGGCGCCCTGTTGCACAACGATGCCCAGCGCTTCCTGCGTCACGATGCCTCCGAGCACCCGCTGGCCCTGCAACTGGGCGGCAGTGTGCCGGCCGACCTGGCCGCTTGCGCGCGTCTGGCCGAAGACGCTGGCTACGACGAGGTCAACCTGAACGTCGGCTGCCCGAGCGACCGGGTGCAGAACAACATGATCGGCGCCTGCCTGATGGCTCACCCGGCGTTGGTGGCCGACTGCGTGAAAGCCATGCGTGATGCGGTGTCGACCCCGGTGACGGTGAAGCACCGCATTGGCATCAATGGCCGCGACAGCTACGCCGAGCTGTGCGATTTCGTCGGCCAGGTGCGCGAGGCCGGCTGCCGGAGCTTCACCGTGCATGCGCGTATCGCGATTCTGGAGGGGCTGTCGCCGAAGGAAAACCGCGAAATTCCACCCCTGCGCTATGACGTGGCCGCGCAGTTGAAGGCGGACTTCCCGGACCTGGAGATCGTGCTCAACGGCGGGATCAAGACCCTGGACGAATGCCAGAAGCACCTTGAAACCTTCGATGGTGTAATGCTAGGGCGTGAGGCGTATCACAACCCTTATCTGCTGGCCGAAGTGGACCAGCAGCTGTTTGCCAGCGATGCGCCGGTGGTCAGCCGTAGCGAGGCGTTGGCGCAGTTGCGGCCTTATATCGTGGCGCACATGGAAAGCGGTGGCGCGATGCACCACGTTACCCGGCATATTCTGGGGCTGGCCCAAGGGTTCAAAGGCGCGCGGCGTTTCCGCCAACTGCTGTCGGCGGACATCCACAAGGCGGCAGAGCCGCTGGCGGTGTTTGATCAGGCGGTGGAGTTGTTGCAGGGGCGGTGA
- a CDS encoding malic enzyme-like NAD(P)-binding protein, which yields MSLKNDALEYHAQPRPGKLSVELSKPTATARDLSLAYSPGVAEPVREIARDAELAYRYTGKGNLVAVISDGTAILGLGDLGPLASKPVMEGKGVLFKRFAGIDVFDIEVESESPQAFIDTVRRISITFGGINLEDIKAPECFEIERTLIEQCDIPVFHDDQHGTAIVTAAGMINALEIAGKKLEDAKIVCLGAGAAAISCMKLLVSMGAKVENIYMIDRSGVIHAGRDDLNQYKAQFAHATDKRTLADALDGADVFVGLSGPNLLSPEGLKSMAANPIVFACSNPDPEISPELAHATRSDVIMATGRSDYPNQVNNVLGFPFIFRGALDVRAKRINEEMKIAAAIALKDLAKLPVPKEVCEAYGVEGLEFGREYIIPKPLDARLISAVSDAVARAAIESGVATLPYPTHYPLSSVSEVFGGN from the coding sequence ATGAGTCTCAAAAACGACGCGCTCGAATACCACGCCCAGCCACGACCAGGAAAACTCAGCGTAGAGCTTTCGAAGCCTACCGCCACCGCCCGGGACCTATCTTTGGCCTACAGCCCAGGTGTTGCAGAGCCCGTACGTGAAATTGCTCGTGATGCTGAATTGGCCTACAGGTACACCGGCAAGGGCAATCTGGTCGCGGTGATTTCCGATGGCACCGCCATCCTCGGTCTGGGTGACCTCGGCCCACTGGCTTCCAAGCCGGTCATGGAAGGCAAGGGTGTTCTGTTCAAGCGTTTCGCCGGTATCGATGTGTTCGACATCGAGGTCGAGTCGGAAAGCCCGCAAGCGTTCATCGACACCGTTCGCCGCATTTCGATCACCTTCGGTGGCATCAACCTTGAAGACATCAAGGCCCCTGAGTGCTTCGAAATCGAGCGCACCTTGATCGAGCAGTGCGACATCCCGGTGTTCCACGATGACCAGCACGGTACCGCCATCGTTACCGCCGCCGGCATGATCAACGCCCTGGAAATCGCCGGCAAGAAGCTGGAGGACGCCAAGATCGTCTGCCTGGGGGCTGGCGCTGCAGCCATCTCTTGCATGAAGCTGCTGGTGAGCATGGGTGCCAAGGTCGAGAACATCTACATGATCGACCGCAGCGGCGTGATCCACGCTGGCCGTGATGACCTGAACCAGTACAAGGCGCAGTTCGCCCACGCTACCGACAAGCGCACCCTGGCTGACGCCCTTGACGGTGCCGACGTGTTCGTAGGCCTGTCCGGCCCGAACCTGCTGAGCCCGGAAGGCCTGAAGTCGATGGCGGCCAACCCGATCGTGTTCGCCTGCTCGAACCCGGACCCGGAAATCTCGCCAGAGCTGGCGCACGCCACTCGCAGCGACGTGATCATGGCTACCGGTCGTTCCGACTACCCGAACCAGGTCAACAACGTACTGGGCTTCCCGTTCATCTTCCGTGGTGCCCTGGACGTTCGCGCCAAGCGCATCAACGAAGAAATGAAGATCGCCGCTGCTATCGCCCTGAAAGACCTGGCCAAGCTGCCAGTGCCTAAGGAAGTGTGCGAAGCCTACGGTGTCGAAGGCCTGGAGTTCGGTCGTGAGTACATCATTCCGAAGCCGCTGGACGCTCGTCTGATCAGCGCCGTATCCGATGCGGTGGCACGTGCTGCGATCGAGTCGGGTGTCGCAACGCTCCCGTACCCAACGCACTATCCGCTCTCGTCTGTCTCTGAGGTGTTCGGCGGCAATTAA
- a CDS encoding dihydroorotase, translated as MTVRDNAWLIRNATLVNEGLRWVGDLRVRNGRIDTIGEALEQLPGEELIDATGLWLLPGMIDDQVHFREPGLTHKANIASESRACAAGGITSFMEMPNTKPAALDRATLEAKYDIAAGSSVVNYAFYMGASNDNLDAIRDIDPASTPGLKVFMGASTGNMLVDNPDVLNEIFRVSPVPIITHCEDTPMINAELEKAKARFGDDIPAREHPLIRSREACIKSTRLAIELARKHGTRLHVLHISTAEELELFEPGPIASKRITAETCVHFLHFTEHDYDRLGFLIKCNPAIKTARDRDAIVRALAEGRLDVLATDHAPHLLEEKQGNYSQAPSGIPLVQYALQTALERVFQGELTLERLVEVVSHAPAELFRVSNRGYLREGYAADLVLVDPHRPHDVTNDEVLSKCGWTPFDDTAFSSSIVATFVNGERVWDGTAVDSSVRGQRLSFTPRADRA; from the coding sequence ATGACCGTTCGAGATAACGCTTGGCTGATCCGTAATGCAACCCTGGTCAATGAAGGACTTCGTTGGGTCGGTGATCTTCGAGTGCGAAATGGTCGCATCGATACTATCGGCGAAGCCCTAGAACAGCTGCCCGGAGAGGAACTGATCGACGCTACTGGGCTGTGGTTGTTACCGGGAATGATTGATGATCAAGTGCACTTCCGGGAGCCTGGCTTGACCCACAAGGCTAACATCGCCAGTGAGTCTCGCGCCTGTGCAGCGGGTGGTATCACCAGCTTCATGGAAATGCCGAACACCAAGCCAGCCGCGCTGGATCGTGCAACCTTGGAAGCGAAGTACGATATTGCGGCTGGCTCGAGTGTTGTCAACTACGCCTTCTACATGGGGGCAAGCAACGACAACCTGGACGCAATTCGTGACATCGACCCGGCCAGCACACCCGGCCTGAAGGTATTCATGGGCGCCTCGACCGGTAACATGCTGGTCGACAACCCAGACGTGTTGAACGAGATCTTCCGTGTGTCCCCGGTGCCGATCATCACGCACTGTGAAGATACCCCGATGATCAACGCGGAACTGGAAAAAGCCAAAGCACGCTTCGGCGACGACATTCCAGCCCGAGAGCACCCGCTGATTCGTTCACGCGAGGCATGCATCAAATCTACTCGGCTGGCCATTGAGTTGGCGCGCAAGCACGGTACTCGGCTCCACGTGCTGCACATCTCCACCGCAGAAGAGCTTGAGCTGTTTGAACCAGGGCCAATCGCAAGCAAGCGCATTACCGCTGAGACCTGTGTGCATTTCCTGCACTTCACCGAGCACGACTATGACCGTCTCGGTTTCTTGATCAAGTGCAACCCGGCCATCAAGACTGCCCGTGACCGGGATGCCATCGTGAGGGCGCTAGCTGAAGGCCGCCTCGACGTATTGGCGACTGACCACGCGCCGCACCTGCTTGAAGAGAAGCAAGGCAACTACAGCCAAGCGCCATCAGGTATTCCGCTTGTCCAATATGCACTCCAAACCGCCCTGGAGCGTGTGTTCCAAGGAGAGCTGACGCTCGAAAGACTGGTTGAAGTCGTGAGCCATGCGCCGGCTGAACTGTTCCGCGTAAGCAACCGCGGCTACCTCCGTGAAGGCTACGCCGCTGACCTGGTTCTTGTTGATCCTCATCGTCCGCACGACGTGACCAACGATGAGGTGCTTTCCAAGTGCGGCTGGACGCCTTTCGATGACACCGCATTTTCGTCGAGCATCGTCGCCACCTTTGTAAATGGCGAGCGTGTGTGGGACGGGACAGCGGTAGACAGTTCGGTACGTGGCCAGCGGCTTTCGTTCACTCCCCGCGCTGACCGTGCTTAG
- a CDS encoding Zn-dependent hydrolase, with protein MTAQWREQAEKLFNDVASLSRDPHEGITRESYGPGENDTIAYLSDFALTHGLDVVPDRAGNVIFKRKSDNGEPALWYGSHLDSVPQGGNYDGLAGVVAGLLCLCRMDQEKVETARPIRVIGLRGEESAWYGKSYIGSRALFGGLTDQDLCLTNRFSKRTLAEAMEAVGADLEAIRRQEWLIDRSQFAGYLEIHIEQAESLERMGQALGIVPGIRGNFRHNQVRCLGEDGHSGAVAREDRHDAVFAVSELVARIDELWSEYVAAERDLVVTVGTLGTNAAHHAVSRIPGEVSFSLEMRSLHHDTLKAFYSAALAEAKSIETSRQVRFEFDKRIDTAPAAMHGPWTDVFVRQARDKGWKGVLTPSGAGHDAAVFANVGIPSAMIFIRNQHGSHNPHEAMGLDDFLAATEVLYHSTLELKP; from the coding sequence ATGACTGCCCAATGGCGTGAGCAGGCCGAAAAGCTGTTCAACGATGTCGCATCACTGTCTCGTGATCCCCACGAAGGCATCACTCGTGAAAGCTACGGCCCGGGCGAAAACGACACCATCGCTTACCTGAGCGATTTTGCTTTGACGCATGGTCTTGATGTGGTGCCTGACCGCGCTGGCAACGTGATCTTCAAACGCAAGAGCGACAATGGTGAGCCTGCTTTGTGGTATGGCTCGCACCTTGATTCCGTCCCGCAAGGTGGTAATTACGATGGGCTGGCCGGCGTTGTGGCGGGTCTGCTTTGCCTGTGCCGAATGGACCAGGAAAAAGTAGAGACGGCGCGACCCATTCGTGTAATCGGCTTGCGAGGCGAGGAAAGCGCCTGGTACGGCAAGTCGTACATCGGATCACGAGCGCTGTTTGGTGGGCTGACTGATCAGGACCTTTGCCTTACCAACCGCTTTAGCAAGCGCACGCTTGCTGAAGCCATGGAGGCGGTGGGCGCAGACCTTGAGGCAATTCGTCGCCAAGAGTGGCTTATCGATCGCTCGCAATTTGCCGGCTACCTTGAAATCCACATTGAGCAAGCCGAGTCGTTGGAACGTATGGGGCAAGCTCTGGGCATCGTTCCCGGCATTCGCGGAAATTTCCGTCATAACCAAGTCCGTTGCCTAGGTGAAGACGGCCACTCGGGGGCCGTCGCGCGCGAAGACCGCCACGACGCCGTATTTGCCGTGAGTGAGCTCGTTGCTCGAATTGACGAGCTGTGGAGTGAATACGTCGCGGCGGAGCGCGACCTGGTGGTTACCGTTGGTACCTTGGGTACAAATGCTGCCCACCACGCTGTCTCGCGTATCCCAGGCGAAGTCAGCTTCAGCCTCGAAATGCGCAGCCTGCATCATGACACGCTCAAGGCGTTTTACTCGGCTGCGCTGGCCGAGGCCAAATCAATCGAGACGTCTCGCCAGGTTCGATTCGAGTTCGACAAGCGGATCGATACCGCCCCCGCCGCCATGCATGGTCCCTGGACGGACGTTTTCGTTCGACAAGCCCGTGATAAGGGTTGGAAAGGCGTTCTCACGCCTAGTGGTGCTGGCCACGACGCAGCGGTTTTCGCAAACGTCGGCATCCCTAGCGCAATGATCTTCATCCGAAACCAGCATGGGTCCCACAACCCTCACGAGGCGATGGGGTTGGACGACTTCCTGGCAGCGACAGAGGTGCTGTATCACTCAACATTGGAGCTGAAACCATGA